The Aptenodytes patagonicus chromosome 15, bAptPat1.pri.cur, whole genome shotgun sequence genome has a segment encoding these proteins:
- the LOC143167535 gene encoding solute carrier family 2, facilitated glucose transporter member 11-like isoform X1: protein MTGFLSDLVQYRGLFQIITVLGIGGTFQIGFQISTITYMSQHVKAFINETWLERYGYPIHQDNLLFLWSITVSIFGIGGLLGSSGSRYLTVKYGKKKCLLYNDLLMIVAASIMGCSKIAQSFEMILIGRFMCGISAGLCVPLHHQYVGEISPRKLRGFANSTSSFFWSLGKAVGQISGQRELLGSQSLWPMLMASCGLPALIQLVTLPFFPESPPYLLMHKGDQEGCKKAIRQLWGEGHHQAEIDDIMKEKATMKNTKILSVLELMKEQAFRWQLYMIVILTATVQLCGINAIYFYTFEVLQTAGFDERMISYMTLSVGLSELVATVVCSSIIERLGRKVLLRGGYWIMGSLLAGITVTLSLQDQYFWMPYCSLCLIILFAVVFGVGPAGATISIRVEIFKLSCRPPAFVISAVLNWLGVFVIGTTFPFIVERLKHFCFLISMGVLFTSGIIIHLFLPETKGKSIMEITEEFNKLNFKKKHVPETPDHVTEDYTFCTRL, encoded by the exons ATGACCGGCTTCCTATCAGACCTG GTACAGTACCGGGGGCTCTTTCAAATTATCACTGTCTTGGGGATCGGTGGAACATTCCAAATTGGCTTTCAAATTTCTACAATCACCTACATGTCTCAG cATGTTAAGGCTTTCATTAATGAAACTTGGCTGGAGCGATACGGCTACCCCATCCACCAGGATAACCTCTTGTTCCTATGGTCTATCACTGTGTCCATCTTTGGTATCGGAGGTCTCTTGGGTTCTTCAGGAAGTAGATACCTGACTGTCAAGTATGGCAA AAAGAAATGTCTCCTGTACAATGATCTGCTCATGATAGTGGCAGCATCCATCATGGGCTGCAGTAAAATAGCCCAGTCCTTTGAGATGATTCTAATTGGACGCTTCATGTGTGGAATAAGTGCAG GTCTTTGTGTTCCTCTACATCATCAATACGTTGGAGAAATTTCCCCTAGGAAGCTACGTGGATTTGCAAACTCtacttcctctttcttttggtCACTGGGAAAAGCCGTAGGGCAAATTTCAGGACAAAG ggagctgctgggcagccAGTCCCTGTGGCCCATGCTGATGGCCTCCTGTGGACTTCCAGCACTGATCCAGCTGGTCACTCTGCCCTTCTTCCCTGAGTCCCCACCATATCTCCTCATGCATAAAGGAGACCAGGAAGGCTGCAAAAAAG CCATAAGGCAGCTTTGGGGTGAAGGCCATCACCAAGCAGAGATTGATGACATCATGAAAGAGAAGGCAACAATGAAAAACACCAAGATCTTGAGTGTGCTGGAGCTAATGAAAGAGCAAGCTTTCCGTTGGCAGCTGTACATGATAGTTATTCTGACCGCCACAGTTCAGCTATGTGGCATCAATGCA atttatttttatacttttgaaGTCCTCCAGACAGCCGGCTTTGATGAAAGAATGATCTCCTATATGACCCTCTCTGTTGGACTCTCTGAACTCGTAGCTACTGTAGTCTGT AGCTCCATCATTGAGCGACTGGGCAGGAAAGTGCTCCTAAGAGGAGGCTATTGGATCATGGGTTCACTGCTAGCTGGTATCACCGTGACTCTCTCCCTACAG gaccAGTATTTCTGGATGCCATACTGCAGCCTTTGTCTGATTATCTTGTTTGCAGTTGTCTTTGGAGTCGGGCCAG ctgGTGCCACAATTTCCATTAGGGTTGAAATTTTCAAGCTCTCATGCAGACCACCCGCCTTTGTGATCAGCGCAGTTCTCAACTGGCTGGGCGTCTTTGTGATCGGAACAACCTTCCCGTTCATTGTG GAAAGACTCAAGCACTTCTGCTTCCTCATCTCTATGGGGGTACTTTTCACTTCAGGGATAATTATCCACCTGTTCCTTccagaaacaaaagggaaatcaATCATGGAAATCACAGAAGAATTCAATAAGCTAAACTTTAAAAAGAAGCATGTTCCAGAAACTCCAGATCATGTCACAGAGGATTACACCTTCTGCACCAGGCTTTGA
- the LOC143167535 gene encoding solute carrier family 2, facilitated glucose transporter member 11-like isoform X3 has product MTGFLSDLVQYRGLFQIITVLGIGGTFQIGFQISTITYMSQHVKAFINETWLERYGYPIHQDNLLFLWSITVSIFGIGGLLGSSGSRYLTVKYGKKKCLLYNDLLMIVAASIMGCSKIAQSFEMILIGRFMCGISAGLCVPLHHQYVGEISPRKLRGFANSTSSFFWSLGKAVGQISGQRELLGSQSLWPMLMASCGLPALIQLVTLPFFPESPPYLLMHKGDQEGCKKAIRQLWGEGHHQAEIDDIMKEKATMKNTKILSVLELMKEQAFRWQLYMIVILTATVQLCGINASSIIERLGRKVLLRGGYWIMGSLLAGITVTLSLQDQYFWMPYCSLCLIILFAVVFGVGPAGATISIRVEIFKLSCRPPAFVISAVLNWLGVFVIGTTFPFIVERLKHFCFLISMGVLFTSGIIIHLFLPETKGKSIMEITEEFNKLNFKKKHVPETPDHVTEDYTFCTRL; this is encoded by the exons ATGACCGGCTTCCTATCAGACCTG GTACAGTACCGGGGGCTCTTTCAAATTATCACTGTCTTGGGGATCGGTGGAACATTCCAAATTGGCTTTCAAATTTCTACAATCACCTACATGTCTCAG cATGTTAAGGCTTTCATTAATGAAACTTGGCTGGAGCGATACGGCTACCCCATCCACCAGGATAACCTCTTGTTCCTATGGTCTATCACTGTGTCCATCTTTGGTATCGGAGGTCTCTTGGGTTCTTCAGGAAGTAGATACCTGACTGTCAAGTATGGCAA AAAGAAATGTCTCCTGTACAATGATCTGCTCATGATAGTGGCAGCATCCATCATGGGCTGCAGTAAAATAGCCCAGTCCTTTGAGATGATTCTAATTGGACGCTTCATGTGTGGAATAAGTGCAG GTCTTTGTGTTCCTCTACATCATCAATACGTTGGAGAAATTTCCCCTAGGAAGCTACGTGGATTTGCAAACTCtacttcctctttcttttggtCACTGGGAAAAGCCGTAGGGCAAATTTCAGGACAAAG ggagctgctgggcagccAGTCCCTGTGGCCCATGCTGATGGCCTCCTGTGGACTTCCAGCACTGATCCAGCTGGTCACTCTGCCCTTCTTCCCTGAGTCCCCACCATATCTCCTCATGCATAAAGGAGACCAGGAAGGCTGCAAAAAAG CCATAAGGCAGCTTTGGGGTGAAGGCCATCACCAAGCAGAGATTGATGACATCATGAAAGAGAAGGCAACAATGAAAAACACCAAGATCTTGAGTGTGCTGGAGCTAATGAAAGAGCAAGCTTTCCGTTGGCAGCTGTACATGATAGTTATTCTGACCGCCACAGTTCAGCTATGTGGCATCAATGCA AGCTCCATCATTGAGCGACTGGGCAGGAAAGTGCTCCTAAGAGGAGGCTATTGGATCATGGGTTCACTGCTAGCTGGTATCACCGTGACTCTCTCCCTACAG gaccAGTATTTCTGGATGCCATACTGCAGCCTTTGTCTGATTATCTTGTTTGCAGTTGTCTTTGGAGTCGGGCCAG ctgGTGCCACAATTTCCATTAGGGTTGAAATTTTCAAGCTCTCATGCAGACCACCCGCCTTTGTGATCAGCGCAGTTCTCAACTGGCTGGGCGTCTTTGTGATCGGAACAACCTTCCCGTTCATTGTG GAAAGACTCAAGCACTTCTGCTTCCTCATCTCTATGGGGGTACTTTTCACTTCAGGGATAATTATCCACCTGTTCCTTccagaaacaaaagggaaatcaATCATGGAAATCACAGAAGAATTCAATAAGCTAAACTTTAAAAAGAAGCATGTTCCAGAAACTCCAGATCATGTCACAGAGGATTACACCTTCTGCACCAGGCTTTGA
- the LOC143167537 gene encoding solute carrier family 2, facilitated glucose transporter member 11-like isoform X1, giving the protein MAGFLSDLVQYRQLLLMIMVLGIGGTHLSGFQMSVINYTSPYIQKFINETWLERYGSVLHQETLTLLWSFIVSMYCVGGMIGCLCSGYLTAKYGKKKCLLFNDVVLIVATLHTGFSRRAKSFEMILIGRFLEGIGAGIHMNAHVQYAGEISPKKLRGFVNVTSSVFLALGKAVARIFGLRDLLGTEDMWNVLLSFSGLVALIQLLFLPFFPESPPYLLLQKGDKAGCLKAMKQLWGEGNYHTEFDDMMKEKAVTKGTKIMNVLEVLKEPSVYPQLSTMLLLLLSLQLCGLSAITFYTSEIFQTASLQESIIPYVSLGVAISELISIIFCSSIIDHFGRRILLWGGYLLMALILVLLETSLLLSDQFLWMRYGSVILIFLFIIAYGIGPAGAVASVMNEIFTLSTRSSAFVIGGIIIWLGLTFTGMIFPFAVMLLGPFCFLIFIAVLVISAVLIYLFLPETKGKSTSEITEEFETRRFKKKHHQTVEKNATEEKTFCTKL; this is encoded by the exons ATGGCTGGTTTCCTCTCAGACCTG GTTCAATACCGGCAGCTATTGCTAATGATTATGGTGCTAGGAATTGGTGGAACCCACCTATCCGGTTTTCAAATGTCTGTGATCAATTATACTTCTCCG TACATTCAGAAGTTTATCAACGAAACCTGGCTGGAACGATATGGTTCTGTGCTGCATCAGGAGACACTCACATTATTGTGGTCCTTCATCGTGTCTATGTACTGTGTAGGTGGAATGATAGGGTGCCTGTGTAGTGGGTACCTGACTGCAAAATATGGAAA GAAGAAATGTCTGCTGTTCAATGATGTGGTCCTAATAGTAGCCACGCTGCATACTGGCTTCAGTAGGAGAGCCAAATCCTTTGAGATGATCCTGATTGGGCGCTTCCTCGAGGGCATCGGTGCTG GAATACATATGAATGCCCATGTTCAGTATGCTGGAGAGATCTCACCTAAGAAGTTGCGTGGATTTGTAAATGTGACATCCTCTGTGTTTCTTGCACTAGGAAAAGCTGTAGCAAGAATTTTTGGATTACG AGATCTTTTAGGAACTGAAGACATGTGGAATGTGCTATTGTCCTTCTCTGGGTTGGTGGCATTGATTCAACTGCTCTTTTTGCCATTCTTTCCTGAGTCCCCTCCCTATCTCTtgctgcaaaaaggagacaaggcTGGTTGCttgaaag CCATGAAGCAACTCTGGGGAGAAGGGAATTATCACACAGAGTTTGATGACATGATGAAGGAAAAGGCTGTAACAAAAGGCACTAAAATCATGAATGTCCTAGAGGTGCTGAAAGAACCATCCGTATATCCACAGCTGAGTACCATGCTCCTCCTTTTACTGAGCCTACAGCTCTGTGGCCTGAGTGCA ATCACCTTTTACACCTCGGAAATTTTTCAGACAGCCAGCCTGCAGGAAAGCATAATCCCATATGTATCTCTAGGAGTTGCGATCTCTGAGCTCATCTCTATCATCTTCTGT AGCTCCATTATTGATCATTTTGGACGCCGGATACTGCTGTGGGGTGGTTATTTGCTGATGGCACTGATACTGGTGTTGCTTGAAACAAGCCTTCTACTGAGC GATCAGTTTCTCTGGATGCGTTATGGCAGTGTTATTCTCATCTTTTTATTCATCATTGCCTATGGAATAGGACCAG CTGGAGCTGTCGCATCTGTCATGAATGAAATCTTCACCCTCTCAACAAGGTCCTCCGCTTTTGTAATTGGTGGAATCATCATTTGGCTAGGCCTCACTTTCACTGGAATGATTTTCCCCTTTGCTGTC ATGCTTCTTGGTCCTTTTTGCTTCCTCATCTTTATTGCTGTCCTGGTCATTTCAGCGGTTCTCATCTACCTGTTCCTCCCAGAAACAAAAGGGAAGTCAACCTCCGAAATCACAGAAGAATTCGAAACACGCCGATTTAAGAAGAAACATCATCAGACTGTGGAGAAGAATGCTACCGAAGAAAAGACATTCTGCACCAAGCTCTGA
- the LOC143167537 gene encoding solute carrier family 2, facilitated glucose transporter member 11-like isoform X2, whose amino-acid sequence MAGFLSDLVQYRQLLLMIMVLGIGGTHLSGFQMSVINYTSPYIQKFINETWLERYGSVLHQETLTLLWSFIVSMYCVGGMIGCLCSGYLTAKYGKKKCLLFNDVVLIVATLHTGFSRRAKSFEMILIGRFLEGIGAGIHMNAHVQYAGEISPKKLRGFVNVTSSVFLALGKAVARIFGLRDLLGTEDMWNVLLSFSGLVALIQLLFLPFFPESPPYLLLQKGDKAGCLKAMKQLWGEGNYHTEFDDMMKEKAVTKGTKIMNVLEVLKEPSVYPQLSTMLLLLLSLQLCGLSAITFYTSEIFQTASLQESIIPYVSLGVAISELISIIFCSSIIDHFGRRILLWGGYLLMALILVLLETSLLLSDQFLWMRYGSVILIFLFIIAYGIGPAGAVASVMNEIFTLSTRCFLVLFASSSLLLSWSFQRFSSTCSSQKQKGSQPPKSQKNSKHADLRRNIIRLWRRMLPKKRHSAPSSDRPP is encoded by the exons ATGGCTGGTTTCCTCTCAGACCTG GTTCAATACCGGCAGCTATTGCTAATGATTATGGTGCTAGGAATTGGTGGAACCCACCTATCCGGTTTTCAAATGTCTGTGATCAATTATACTTCTCCG TACATTCAGAAGTTTATCAACGAAACCTGGCTGGAACGATATGGTTCTGTGCTGCATCAGGAGACACTCACATTATTGTGGTCCTTCATCGTGTCTATGTACTGTGTAGGTGGAATGATAGGGTGCCTGTGTAGTGGGTACCTGACTGCAAAATATGGAAA GAAGAAATGTCTGCTGTTCAATGATGTGGTCCTAATAGTAGCCACGCTGCATACTGGCTTCAGTAGGAGAGCCAAATCCTTTGAGATGATCCTGATTGGGCGCTTCCTCGAGGGCATCGGTGCTG GAATACATATGAATGCCCATGTTCAGTATGCTGGAGAGATCTCACCTAAGAAGTTGCGTGGATTTGTAAATGTGACATCCTCTGTGTTTCTTGCACTAGGAAAAGCTGTAGCAAGAATTTTTGGATTACG AGATCTTTTAGGAACTGAAGACATGTGGAATGTGCTATTGTCCTTCTCTGGGTTGGTGGCATTGATTCAACTGCTCTTTTTGCCATTCTTTCCTGAGTCCCCTCCCTATCTCTtgctgcaaaaaggagacaaggcTGGTTGCttgaaag CCATGAAGCAACTCTGGGGAGAAGGGAATTATCACACAGAGTTTGATGACATGATGAAGGAAAAGGCTGTAACAAAAGGCACTAAAATCATGAATGTCCTAGAGGTGCTGAAAGAACCATCCGTATATCCACAGCTGAGTACCATGCTCCTCCTTTTACTGAGCCTACAGCTCTGTGGCCTGAGTGCA ATCACCTTTTACACCTCGGAAATTTTTCAGACAGCCAGCCTGCAGGAAAGCATAATCCCATATGTATCTCTAGGAGTTGCGATCTCTGAGCTCATCTCTATCATCTTCTGT AGCTCCATTATTGATCATTTTGGACGCCGGATACTGCTGTGGGGTGGTTATTTGCTGATGGCACTGATACTGGTGTTGCTTGAAACAAGCCTTCTACTGAGC GATCAGTTTCTCTGGATGCGTTATGGCAGTGTTATTCTCATCTTTTTATTCATCATTGCCTATGGAATAGGACCAG CTGGAGCTGTCGCATCTGTCATGAATGAAATCTTCACCCTCTCAACAAG ATGCTTCTTGGTCCTTTTTGCTTCCTCATCTTTATTGCTGTCCTGGTCATTTCAGCGGTTCTCATCTACCTGTTCCTCCCAGAAACAAAAGGGAAGTCAACCTCCGAAATCACAGAAGAATTCGAAACACGCCGATTTAAGAAGAAACATCATCAGACTGTGGAGAAGAATGCTACCGAAGAAAAGACATTCTGCACCAAGCTCTGATAGGCCACCATAA
- the LOC143167535 gene encoding solute carrier family 2, facilitated glucose transporter member 11-like isoform X2 — protein MTGFLSDLHVKAFINETWLERYGYPIHQDNLLFLWSITVSIFGIGGLLGSSGSRYLTVKYGKKKCLLYNDLLMIVAASIMGCSKIAQSFEMILIGRFMCGISAGLCVPLHHQYVGEISPRKLRGFANSTSSFFWSLGKAVGQISGQRELLGSQSLWPMLMASCGLPALIQLVTLPFFPESPPYLLMHKGDQEGCKKAIRQLWGEGHHQAEIDDIMKEKATMKNTKILSVLELMKEQAFRWQLYMIVILTATVQLCGINAIYFYTFEVLQTAGFDERMISYMTLSVGLSELVATVVCSSIIERLGRKVLLRGGYWIMGSLLAGITVTLSLQDQYFWMPYCSLCLIILFAVVFGVGPAGATISIRVEIFKLSCRPPAFVISAVLNWLGVFVIGTTFPFIVERLKHFCFLISMGVLFTSGIIIHLFLPETKGKSIMEITEEFNKLNFKKKHVPETPDHVTEDYTFCTRL, from the exons ATGACCGGCTTCCTATCAGACCTG cATGTTAAGGCTTTCATTAATGAAACTTGGCTGGAGCGATACGGCTACCCCATCCACCAGGATAACCTCTTGTTCCTATGGTCTATCACTGTGTCCATCTTTGGTATCGGAGGTCTCTTGGGTTCTTCAGGAAGTAGATACCTGACTGTCAAGTATGGCAA AAAGAAATGTCTCCTGTACAATGATCTGCTCATGATAGTGGCAGCATCCATCATGGGCTGCAGTAAAATAGCCCAGTCCTTTGAGATGATTCTAATTGGACGCTTCATGTGTGGAATAAGTGCAG GTCTTTGTGTTCCTCTACATCATCAATACGTTGGAGAAATTTCCCCTAGGAAGCTACGTGGATTTGCAAACTCtacttcctctttcttttggtCACTGGGAAAAGCCGTAGGGCAAATTTCAGGACAAAG ggagctgctgggcagccAGTCCCTGTGGCCCATGCTGATGGCCTCCTGTGGACTTCCAGCACTGATCCAGCTGGTCACTCTGCCCTTCTTCCCTGAGTCCCCACCATATCTCCTCATGCATAAAGGAGACCAGGAAGGCTGCAAAAAAG CCATAAGGCAGCTTTGGGGTGAAGGCCATCACCAAGCAGAGATTGATGACATCATGAAAGAGAAGGCAACAATGAAAAACACCAAGATCTTGAGTGTGCTGGAGCTAATGAAAGAGCAAGCTTTCCGTTGGCAGCTGTACATGATAGTTATTCTGACCGCCACAGTTCAGCTATGTGGCATCAATGCA atttatttttatacttttgaaGTCCTCCAGACAGCCGGCTTTGATGAAAGAATGATCTCCTATATGACCCTCTCTGTTGGACTCTCTGAACTCGTAGCTACTGTAGTCTGT AGCTCCATCATTGAGCGACTGGGCAGGAAAGTGCTCCTAAGAGGAGGCTATTGGATCATGGGTTCACTGCTAGCTGGTATCACCGTGACTCTCTCCCTACAG gaccAGTATTTCTGGATGCCATACTGCAGCCTTTGTCTGATTATCTTGTTTGCAGTTGTCTTTGGAGTCGGGCCAG ctgGTGCCACAATTTCCATTAGGGTTGAAATTTTCAAGCTCTCATGCAGACCACCCGCCTTTGTGATCAGCGCAGTTCTCAACTGGCTGGGCGTCTTTGTGATCGGAACAACCTTCCCGTTCATTGTG GAAAGACTCAAGCACTTCTGCTTCCTCATCTCTATGGGGGTACTTTTCACTTCAGGGATAATTATCCACCTGTTCCTTccagaaacaaaagggaaatcaATCATGGAAATCACAGAAGAATTCAATAAGCTAAACTTTAAAAAGAAGCATGTTCCAGAAACTCCAGATCATGTCACAGAGGATTACACCTTCTGCACCAGGCTTTGA